A single Loxodonta africana isolate mLoxAfr1 chromosome 12, mLoxAfr1.hap2, whole genome shotgun sequence DNA region contains:
- the NUBP1 gene encoding cytosolic Fe-S cluster assembly factor NUBP1 isoform X1, with product MEEVPHDCPGTDSAEAGRGTACQGCPNQRLCASGAGAAPDPAIEEIKEKMKTVKHKILVLSGKGGVGKSTFSAHLAHGLAEDENTQIALLDIDICGPSIPKIMGLEGEQVHQSGSGWSLVYVEDNLGVMSVGFLLSSPDDAVIWRGPKKNGMIKQFLRDVDWGEIDYLIVDTPPGTSDEHLSVVHYLSAAHIDGAVVITTPQEISLQDVRKEINFCHKVKLPIIGVVENMSGFVCPKCKKEAQIFPPTTGGAEAMCQDLKIPLLGRVPLDPQIGKSCDKGQSFLTEAPDSPATLAYRSIIQRIQEFCSLQPSHEEKLIGS from the exons ATGGAGGAGGTGCCTCACG ACTGCCCCGGGACCGACAGCGCCGAGGCGGGCCGAGGGACCGCATGTCAGGGGTGCCCCAACCAGCGGCTGTGTGCCTCTGGCGCCGGCGCCGCTCCGGACCCGG CCATAGAGgaaattaaagagaaaatgaaaaccgTGAAACACAAAATCTTGGTGCTATCTGGGAAAGGCGGCGTTGGGAAAAGCACATTCAGTGCCCACCTCGCCCATGGCCTGGCAGAGGATGAAAACACACAG ATTGCTCTCCTAGACATTGATATATGTGGGCCATCGATTCCCAAGATAATGGGATTGGAAGGAGAACAG GTTCATCAGAGCGGCTCGGGCTGGTCTCTGGTG TACGTGGAAGACAACCTGGGGGTGATGTCGGTTGGCTTCTTGCTCAGCAGTCCTGATGACGCTGTTATCTGGAGGGGACCGAAGAAAAACG GCATGATCAAGCAGTTCCTCCGGGATGTGGACTGGGGGGAGATTGACTACCTCATCGTGGACACGCCGCCCGGGACCTCCGACGAGCACCTCTCGGTCGTTCATTATCTCTCAGCAGCACACATTGACGGAGCTGTGGTAATTACCACTCCCCAG GAAATATCACTCCAGGATGTCCGGAAAGAAATCAACTTCTGCCACAAGGTGAAGCTGCCTATCATCGGGGTGGTGGAGAACATGAGTGGCTTCGTCTGCCCTAAGTGCAAG aaagaaGCACAGATCTTCCCTCCAACGACGGGGGGCGCAGAGGCCATGTGCCAGGACCTGAAGATCCCTCTCCTTGGCAGAGTGCCTCTGGATCCTCAGATAG GAAAGAGTTGTGACAAAGGACAGTCTTTTTTGACTGAAGCCCCGGATTCACCAGCTACATTAGCCTACAGAAGTATAATCCAAA gaatCCAAGAGTTTTGTAGTCTGCAGCCTTCACACGAGGAGAAGCTCATTGGTTCCTGA
- the NUBP1 gene encoding cytosolic Fe-S cluster assembly factor NUBP1 isoform X3 yields the protein MEEVPHDCPGTDSAEAGRGTACQGCPNQRLCASGAGAAPDPAIEEIKEKMKTVKHKILVLSGKGGVGKSTFSAHLAHGLAEDENTQVHQSGSGWSLVYVEDNLGVMSVGFLLSSPDDAVIWRGPKKNGMIKQFLRDVDWGEIDYLIVDTPPGTSDEHLSVVHYLSAAHIDGAVVITTPQEISLQDVRKEINFCHKVKLPIIGVVENMSGFVCPKCKKEAQIFPPTTGGAEAMCQDLKIPLLGRVPLDPQIGKSCDKGQSFLTEAPDSPATLAYRSIIQRIQEFCSLQPSHEEKLIGS from the exons ATGGAGGAGGTGCCTCACG ACTGCCCCGGGACCGACAGCGCCGAGGCGGGCCGAGGGACCGCATGTCAGGGGTGCCCCAACCAGCGGCTGTGTGCCTCTGGCGCCGGCGCCGCTCCGGACCCGG CCATAGAGgaaattaaagagaaaatgaaaaccgTGAAACACAAAATCTTGGTGCTATCTGGGAAAGGCGGCGTTGGGAAAAGCACATTCAGTGCCCACCTCGCCCATGGCCTGGCAGAGGATGAAAACACACAG GTTCATCAGAGCGGCTCGGGCTGGTCTCTGGTG TACGTGGAAGACAACCTGGGGGTGATGTCGGTTGGCTTCTTGCTCAGCAGTCCTGATGACGCTGTTATCTGGAGGGGACCGAAGAAAAACG GCATGATCAAGCAGTTCCTCCGGGATGTGGACTGGGGGGAGATTGACTACCTCATCGTGGACACGCCGCCCGGGACCTCCGACGAGCACCTCTCGGTCGTTCATTATCTCTCAGCAGCACACATTGACGGAGCTGTGGTAATTACCACTCCCCAG GAAATATCACTCCAGGATGTCCGGAAAGAAATCAACTTCTGCCACAAGGTGAAGCTGCCTATCATCGGGGTGGTGGAGAACATGAGTGGCTTCGTCTGCCCTAAGTGCAAG aaagaaGCACAGATCTTCCCTCCAACGACGGGGGGCGCAGAGGCCATGTGCCAGGACCTGAAGATCCCTCTCCTTGGCAGAGTGCCTCTGGATCCTCAGATAG GAAAGAGTTGTGACAAAGGACAGTCTTTTTTGACTGAAGCCCCGGATTCACCAGCTACATTAGCCTACAGAAGTATAATCCAAA gaatCCAAGAGTTTTGTAGTCTGCAGCCTTCACACGAGGAGAAGCTCATTGGTTCCTGA
- the NUBP1 gene encoding cytosolic Fe-S cluster assembly factor NUBP1 isoform X2 → MEEVPHDCPGTDSAEAGRGTACQGCPNQRLCASGAGAAPDPAIEEIKEKMKTVKHKILVLSGKGGVGKSTFSAHLAHGLAEDENTQIALLDIDICGPSIPKIMGLEGEQVHQSGSGWSLVYVEDNLGVMSVGFLLSSPDDAVIWRGPKKNGMIKQFLRDVDWGEIDYLIVDTPPGTSDEHLSVVHYLSAAHIDGAVVITTPQEISLQDVRKEINFCHKVKLPIIGVVENMSGFVCPKCKKEAQIFPPTTGGAEAMCQDLKIPLLGRVPLDPQIGRFPRPTGNTTGSQGVVTGKSALPGFTCSWIAAVGTTCPFLSFLQ, encoded by the exons ATGGAGGAGGTGCCTCACG ACTGCCCCGGGACCGACAGCGCCGAGGCGGGCCGAGGGACCGCATGTCAGGGGTGCCCCAACCAGCGGCTGTGTGCCTCTGGCGCCGGCGCCGCTCCGGACCCGG CCATAGAGgaaattaaagagaaaatgaaaaccgTGAAACACAAAATCTTGGTGCTATCTGGGAAAGGCGGCGTTGGGAAAAGCACATTCAGTGCCCACCTCGCCCATGGCCTGGCAGAGGATGAAAACACACAG ATTGCTCTCCTAGACATTGATATATGTGGGCCATCGATTCCCAAGATAATGGGATTGGAAGGAGAACAG GTTCATCAGAGCGGCTCGGGCTGGTCTCTGGTG TACGTGGAAGACAACCTGGGGGTGATGTCGGTTGGCTTCTTGCTCAGCAGTCCTGATGACGCTGTTATCTGGAGGGGACCGAAGAAAAACG GCATGATCAAGCAGTTCCTCCGGGATGTGGACTGGGGGGAGATTGACTACCTCATCGTGGACACGCCGCCCGGGACCTCCGACGAGCACCTCTCGGTCGTTCATTATCTCTCAGCAGCACACATTGACGGAGCTGTGGTAATTACCACTCCCCAG GAAATATCACTCCAGGATGTCCGGAAAGAAATCAACTTCTGCCACAAGGTGAAGCTGCCTATCATCGGGGTGGTGGAGAACATGAGTGGCTTCGTCTGCCCTAAGTGCAAG aaagaaGCACAGATCTTCCCTCCAACGACGGGGGGCGCAGAGGCCATGTGCCAGGACCTGAAGATCCCTCTCCTTGGCAGAGTGCCTCTGGATCCTCAGATAGGTAG GTTTCCCCGTCCCACCGGCAACACAACTGGGAGTCAGGGAGTGGTGACTGGAAAGTCAGCCTTGCCAGGGTTCACCTGCAGTTGGATCGCAGCAGTCGGAACAACGTGCCCCTTTCTCAGCTTTCTCCAGTAG